A single genomic interval of Juglans regia cultivar Chandler chromosome 1, Walnut 2.0, whole genome shotgun sequence harbors:
- the LOC109006328 gene encoding O-fucosyltransferase 9 isoform X2, translated as MHGYSRLGTGRSNATPPSSPPSSPRFRHGRGKNSGGRATKQRMVERLVFMLVSAVFRRKGVLLFAPLLYISGMLLYMGSLGFDVVSLKNTVGVVVHKRTPPGSVYRSPQVFEKLWPFMEAENNGRANAKILYFGIMQLMMAWNSSVHQGWKPCVDKIISKTELPKSSGFLIIEANGGLNQQRLSICDAVAVAGLLNATLFIPIFHLNSVWRDSSKFGDIFDEDFFINALKSRVDVVKELPEEIRQRFDNNISNIVNLRVKAWSSPTHYLQKVLPKLVQMGVARIAPFSNRLAQAVPANVQSLRCLANYEALRFSEPIRMLAENMVDRMVKNSSQSGGKYVSVHLRFEEDMVAFSCCEYDGGEEEKREMDIARERSWRGKFRRRGRVIRPGANRVDGKCPLTPLEVGMMLRGMGFDNTTSVFVAAGKIYRAEKYMAPLKQMFPRLETKDTLATPEELAPFKGHSSRLAALDYTVCLHSEVFVTTQGGNFPHFLMGHRRYLYGGHAKTIKPDKRKLALLFDSPNIRWEDFRMQMQDMLRHSDHKGVEMKKPSGSLYTFPMPDCMCKQAEPRNENSNTTGLV; from the exons ATGCACGGCTACAGCCGCCTCGGAACCGGGCGGTCCAATGCGACGCCGCCGTCTTCGCCGCCGTCCTCGCCGCGGTTCCGCCACGGCCGGGGCAAGAACAGCGGTGGCCGGGCCACGAAGCAGAGAATGGTGGAGAGACTGGTTTTCATGCTTGTGTCAGCGGTGTTTCGACGGAAAGGCGTGCTTTTGTTTGCTCCACTCCTGTACATTTCTGGAATGCTCTTGTACATGGGCTCGTTGGGCTTCGACGTGGTTAGTTTGAAGAATACTGTTGGCGTCGTCGTGCATAAGCGCACGCCGCCGGGCTCGGTTTATAGGAGTCCTCAGGTTTTTGAGAAGCTCTGGCCTTTCATGGAGGCCGAGAACAATGGAAGAGCAAACGCG aaaatactgtACTTTGGAATCATGCAGTTGATGATGGCATGGAATTCAAGTGTGCATCAAGGTTGGAAGCCTTGTGTTGACAAGATTATTTCAAAAACAG aatTGCCAAAGTCAAGCGGTTTTCTAATAATTGAAGCTAATGGTGGGTTGAATCAACAACGTTTATCG ATATGTGATGCAGTTGCGGTTGCTGGATTGCTAAATGCAACACTCTTCATTCCAATTTTCCATTTAAACAGTGTCTGGAGAGATTCCAG CAAGTTTGGTGATATATTTGATGAAGATTTCTTCATAAACGCACTCAAAAGTCGTGTTGATGTGGTGAAAGAGCTCCCAGAAGAAATACGTCAGCGGTTTGACAATAATATAAGTAACATTGTCAATTTGAGAGTAAAAGCTTGGTCAAGTCCAACTCACTATCTCCAGAAGGTCCTTCCTAAGCTGGTGCAGATGGG GGTTGCACGCATTGCACCCTTCTCCAACAGATTGGCTCAGGCAGTTCCTGCAAACGTGCAAAGCCTTAGATGCTTAGCTAATTATGAAGCACTAAGGTTTTCCGAACCTATAAGAATGCTTGCAGAGAACATGGTTGATCGGATGGTTAAAAATAGCTCCCAGAGTGGGGGTAAATACGTTTCAGTGCATCTACGTTTTGAAGAG GATATGGTTGCATTTTCATGCTGTGAATATGATGGTGGGGAGGAGGAGAAACGAGAAATGGACATTGCACGAGAAAGAAGTTGGAGAGGAAAATTCAGAAGAAGGGGTCGAGTAATAAGGCCCGGTGCAAATCGGGTGGATGGAAAATGCCCTTTAACTCCATTGGAg GTCGGAATGATGCTCAGGGGCATGGGTTTTGATAATACCACCTCAGTCTTTGTTGCTGCAGGAAAAATTTATAGAGCAGAAAAATATATGGCTCCGCTTAAGCAGATGTTTCCACGTTTAGAAACGAAAGACACTTTAGCTACGCCTGAAGAACTTGCTCCATTTAAG GGCCATTCATCTAGGTTGGCTGCTCTGGATTACACAGTGTGTCTTCACAGTGAAGTATTTGTCACAACTCAGGGTGGAAATTTTCCCCACTTCTTGATGGGTCACAGGCGATATTTATATGGAGGACATGCAAAAACAATCAAACCCGATAAGAGAAAATTAGCACTATTATTTGATAGTCCCAACATCAG ATGGGAAGACTTCAGGATGCAGATGCAAGACATGCTTCGCCACAGTGATCATAAGGGAGTGGAAATGAAGAAGCCCAGCGGGTCACTCTACACCTTTCCCATGCCAGATTGCATGTGTAAACAAGCAGAACCAAGAAATGAAAACAGTAACACGACTGGACTTGTTTGA
- the LOC109006328 gene encoding O-fucosyltransferase 9 isoform X1, with amino-acid sequence MHGYSRLGTGRSNATPPSSPPSSPRFRHGRGKNSGGRATKQRMVERLVFMLVSAVFRRKGVLLFAPLLYISGMLLYMGSLGFDVVSLKNTVGVVVHKRTPPGSVYRSPQVFEKLWPFMEAENNGRANAKILYFGIMQLMMAWNSSVHQGWKPCVDKIISKTELPKSSGFLIIEANGGLNQQRLSICDAVAVAGLLNATLFIPIFHLNSVWRDSSKFGDIFDEDFFINALKSRVDVVKELPEEIRQRFDNNISNIVNLRVKAWSSPTHYLQKVLPKLVQMGVARIAPFSNRLAQAVPANVQSLRCLANYEALRFSEPIRMLAENMVDRMVKNSSQSGGKYVSVHLRFEEDMVAFSCCEYDGGEEEKREMDIARERSWRGKFRRRGRVIRPGANRVDGKCPLTPLEVGMMLRGMGFDNTTSVFVAAGKIYRAEKYMAPLKQMFPRLETKDTLATPEELAPFKGHSSRLAALDYTVCLHSEVFVTTQGGNFPHFLMGHRRYLYGGHAKTIKPDKRKLALLFDSPNISSFRWEDFRMQMQDMLRHSDHKGVEMKKPSGSLYTFPMPDCMCKQAEPRNENSNTTGLV; translated from the exons ATGCACGGCTACAGCCGCCTCGGAACCGGGCGGTCCAATGCGACGCCGCCGTCTTCGCCGCCGTCCTCGCCGCGGTTCCGCCACGGCCGGGGCAAGAACAGCGGTGGCCGGGCCACGAAGCAGAGAATGGTGGAGAGACTGGTTTTCATGCTTGTGTCAGCGGTGTTTCGACGGAAAGGCGTGCTTTTGTTTGCTCCACTCCTGTACATTTCTGGAATGCTCTTGTACATGGGCTCGTTGGGCTTCGACGTGGTTAGTTTGAAGAATACTGTTGGCGTCGTCGTGCATAAGCGCACGCCGCCGGGCTCGGTTTATAGGAGTCCTCAGGTTTTTGAGAAGCTCTGGCCTTTCATGGAGGCCGAGAACAATGGAAGAGCAAACGCG aaaatactgtACTTTGGAATCATGCAGTTGATGATGGCATGGAATTCAAGTGTGCATCAAGGTTGGAAGCCTTGTGTTGACAAGATTATTTCAAAAACAG aatTGCCAAAGTCAAGCGGTTTTCTAATAATTGAAGCTAATGGTGGGTTGAATCAACAACGTTTATCG ATATGTGATGCAGTTGCGGTTGCTGGATTGCTAAATGCAACACTCTTCATTCCAATTTTCCATTTAAACAGTGTCTGGAGAGATTCCAG CAAGTTTGGTGATATATTTGATGAAGATTTCTTCATAAACGCACTCAAAAGTCGTGTTGATGTGGTGAAAGAGCTCCCAGAAGAAATACGTCAGCGGTTTGACAATAATATAAGTAACATTGTCAATTTGAGAGTAAAAGCTTGGTCAAGTCCAACTCACTATCTCCAGAAGGTCCTTCCTAAGCTGGTGCAGATGGG GGTTGCACGCATTGCACCCTTCTCCAACAGATTGGCTCAGGCAGTTCCTGCAAACGTGCAAAGCCTTAGATGCTTAGCTAATTATGAAGCACTAAGGTTTTCCGAACCTATAAGAATGCTTGCAGAGAACATGGTTGATCGGATGGTTAAAAATAGCTCCCAGAGTGGGGGTAAATACGTTTCAGTGCATCTACGTTTTGAAGAG GATATGGTTGCATTTTCATGCTGTGAATATGATGGTGGGGAGGAGGAGAAACGAGAAATGGACATTGCACGAGAAAGAAGTTGGAGAGGAAAATTCAGAAGAAGGGGTCGAGTAATAAGGCCCGGTGCAAATCGGGTGGATGGAAAATGCCCTTTAACTCCATTGGAg GTCGGAATGATGCTCAGGGGCATGGGTTTTGATAATACCACCTCAGTCTTTGTTGCTGCAGGAAAAATTTATAGAGCAGAAAAATATATGGCTCCGCTTAAGCAGATGTTTCCACGTTTAGAAACGAAAGACACTTTAGCTACGCCTGAAGAACTTGCTCCATTTAAG GGCCATTCATCTAGGTTGGCTGCTCTGGATTACACAGTGTGTCTTCACAGTGAAGTATTTGTCACAACTCAGGGTGGAAATTTTCCCCACTTCTTGATGGGTCACAGGCGATATTTATATGGAGGACATGCAAAAACAATCAAACCCGATAAGAGAAAATTAGCACTATTATTTGATAGTCCCAACATCAG TTCTTTTAGATGGGAAGACTTCAGGATGCAGATGCAAGACATGCTTCGCCACAGTGATCATAAGGGAGTGGAAATGAAGAAGCCCAGCGGGTCACTCTACACCTTTCCCATGCCAGATTGCATGTGTAAACAAGCAGAACCAAGAAATGAAAACAGTAACACGACTGGACTTGTTTGA
- the LOC109006330 gene encoding uncharacterized protein LOC109006330 — protein MVEGMQKFSLPFKNPSNNLFYLPFKNPTIKTLRFRTTTPVRTPLLPMPTPPTTHTLPNPNPTSFTAVAASLSTKSFATSNLSSRFFAAAKPSNFCLICRCAMDNRPPFRAWVVFKDGRSGYRGAWTHAGSDGSGLVGSEKASECTDEGEPEKALEEKPIRLGGGGGGRRQRGSAALLVGNPDLLAIPGVGPRNLRKLVDKGIGGVAELKQLYRDKFFGESSQKMVEFLQSSVGIIHRNHAESITTYIKESVDEELKEDSSNSDVKPVQKKRLTFCVEGNISVGKTTFLQRIANETLELRDLVEIVPEPIDKWQDVGPDHFNILDAFYAEPQRYAYTFQNYVFVTRVMQERESSGGIKPLRLMERSVFSDRMVFVRAVHEANWMNEMEISIYDSWFDPVVSCLPGLIPDGFIYLRASPDTCHKRMQLRKRTEEGGVSLEYLSDLHEKHESWLFPFQSGNHGVLSVSKLPLHMDSTLHPDIRDRVFYLEGDHMHSSIQKVPALVLDCEPNIDFSKDIEAKRQYARQVAEFFEFVKKKKEVPSMEAGEGASQPQVLLPHKGGLWVPDGKHFPESALKSLDFRRAMSFMSG, from the exons ATGGTAGAAGGTATGCAGAAGTTCTCATTGCCCTTCAAAAACCCTAGCAATAACTTGTTCTATCTCCCTTTCAAAAACCCCACCATCAAAACCCTGCGCTTCAGAACTACTACCCCAGTAAGAACCCCTCTTCTCCCAATGCCAACCCCACCAACCACGCACACTTtacccaaccccaaccccactTCTTTCACGGCCGTCGCTGCTTCTCTCTCTACCAAGTCTTTCGCCACCAGCAACCTCTCTTCTCGGTTCTTCGCCGCCGCCAAGCCCAGTAATTTCTGTCTTATATGTCGCTGTGCAATGGATAACAGGCCGCCCTTCCGGGCCTGGGTCGTGTTCAAGGACGGACGAAGCGGGTATCGGGGGGCGTGGACGCACGCGGGTTCTGATGGGTCGGGTTTGGTGGGTTCCGAGAAGGCTTCGGAGTGTACTGATGAAGGGGAGCCCGAGAAAGCGTTGGAGGAGAAGCCAATTAGgttgggtggtggtggtggtggtcggAGGCAGAGGGGTTCGGCGGCGTTGCTTGTAGGGAATCCCGACTTGTTGGCGATTCCCGGTGTGGGGCCAAGGAATTTGAGGAAGCTGGTGGATAAGGGGATTGGCGGAGTTGCCGAGCTTAAGCAACTGTACAGGGATAAG TTCTTTGGCGAATCTAGTCAGAAGATGGTTGAGTTCTTACAGAGTTCCGTAGGAATCATACACAGAAACCATGCGGAGAGTATTACTACATACATCAAAGAGAGTGTTGATGAAGAGTTGAAGGAGGACAGTTCAAACTCAGATGTGAAGCCGGTGCAGAAGAAAAGACTTACTTTCTGTGTTGAGGGAAATATCAGTGTTGGAAAGACAACTTTCCTTCAGAGAATAGCTAACGAAACGCTAGAGCTACGCGATCTTGTTGAGATTGTTCCAGAACCCATTGACAAGTGGCAGGATGTTGGACCTGACCACTTCAATATATTGGATGCTTTCTATGCTGAGCCACAAAGATATGCCTATACCTTCCagaattatgtttttgttacGAGGGTTATGCAAGAGAGAGAGTCATCGGGTGGTATCAAGCCCCTCAGATTGATGGAAAGGAGTGTTTTCAGTGACAGAATG GTCTTTGTACGAGCTGTTCATGAAGCAAATTGGATGAATGAGATGGAGATCAGTATTTATGACTCATGGTTTGATCCAGTGGTATCATGCTTGCCTGGGCTTATTCCCGATGGTTTCATATATCTTAGAGCGAGTCCTGATACATGCCACAAGCGCATGCAGCTTAGAAAAAGAACAGAGGAGGGTGGGGTCTCCCTAGAGTATCTCAGTGACTTACATGAAAAGCATGAGAGCTGGCTTTTCCCATTCCAAAGTGGAAATCATGGTGTGTTATCTGTGAGTAAGCTACCCTTACATATGGACAGCACTTTACATCCTGATATAAGGGACCGCGTGTTTTATTTGGAAGGTGATCACATGCATTCAAGTATCCAGAAG GTTCCTGCTTTGGTTCTTGACTGTGAACCAAACATTGATTTCAGCAAAGACATTGAGGCAAAGAGGCA GTATGCACGCCAGGTTGCGGAGTTTTTTGAGttcgtgaagaagaagaaagaagttcCATCTATGGAAGCTGGTGAAGGTGCTAGCCAACCACAGGTGCTGCTGCCTCATAAGGGTGGGCTATGGGTACCTGATGGGAAGCATTTCCCTGAGTCAGCACTAAAATCTTTGGATTTCAGACGAGCCATGTCATTCATGTCGGGCTAG
- the LOC109006328 gene encoding O-fucosyltransferase 9 isoform X3 — translation MHGYSRLGTGRSNATPPSSPPSSPRFRHGRGKNSGGRATKQRMVERLVFMLVSAVFRRKGVLLFAPLLYISGMLLYMGSLGFDVVSLKNTVGVVVHKRTPPGSVYRSPQVFEKLWPFMEAENNGRANALMMAWNSSVHQGWKPCVDKIISKTELPKSSGFLIIEANGGLNQQRLSICDAVAVAGLLNATLFIPIFHLNSVWRDSSKFGDIFDEDFFINALKSRVDVVKELPEEIRQRFDNNISNIVNLRVKAWSSPTHYLQKVLPKLVQMGVARIAPFSNRLAQAVPANVQSLRCLANYEALRFSEPIRMLAENMVDRMVKNSSQSGGKYVSVHLRFEEDMVAFSCCEYDGGEEEKREMDIARERSWRGKFRRRGRVIRPGANRVDGKCPLTPLEVGMMLRGMGFDNTTSVFVAAGKIYRAEKYMAPLKQMFPRLETKDTLATPEELAPFKGHSSRLAALDYTVCLHSEVFVTTQGGNFPHFLMGHRRYLYGGHAKTIKPDKRKLALLFDSPNISSFRWEDFRMQMQDMLRHSDHKGVEMKKPSGSLYTFPMPDCMCKQAEPRNENSNTTGLV, via the exons ATGCACGGCTACAGCCGCCTCGGAACCGGGCGGTCCAATGCGACGCCGCCGTCTTCGCCGCCGTCCTCGCCGCGGTTCCGCCACGGCCGGGGCAAGAACAGCGGTGGCCGGGCCACGAAGCAGAGAATGGTGGAGAGACTGGTTTTCATGCTTGTGTCAGCGGTGTTTCGACGGAAAGGCGTGCTTTTGTTTGCTCCACTCCTGTACATTTCTGGAATGCTCTTGTACATGGGCTCGTTGGGCTTCGACGTGGTTAGTTTGAAGAATACTGTTGGCGTCGTCGTGCATAAGCGCACGCCGCCGGGCTCGGTTTATAGGAGTCCTCAGGTTTTTGAGAAGCTCTGGCCTTTCATGGAGGCCGAGAACAATGGAAGAGCAAACGCG TTGATGATGGCATGGAATTCAAGTGTGCATCAAGGTTGGAAGCCTTGTGTTGACAAGATTATTTCAAAAACAG aatTGCCAAAGTCAAGCGGTTTTCTAATAATTGAAGCTAATGGTGGGTTGAATCAACAACGTTTATCG ATATGTGATGCAGTTGCGGTTGCTGGATTGCTAAATGCAACACTCTTCATTCCAATTTTCCATTTAAACAGTGTCTGGAGAGATTCCAG CAAGTTTGGTGATATATTTGATGAAGATTTCTTCATAAACGCACTCAAAAGTCGTGTTGATGTGGTGAAAGAGCTCCCAGAAGAAATACGTCAGCGGTTTGACAATAATATAAGTAACATTGTCAATTTGAGAGTAAAAGCTTGGTCAAGTCCAACTCACTATCTCCAGAAGGTCCTTCCTAAGCTGGTGCAGATGGG GGTTGCACGCATTGCACCCTTCTCCAACAGATTGGCTCAGGCAGTTCCTGCAAACGTGCAAAGCCTTAGATGCTTAGCTAATTATGAAGCACTAAGGTTTTCCGAACCTATAAGAATGCTTGCAGAGAACATGGTTGATCGGATGGTTAAAAATAGCTCCCAGAGTGGGGGTAAATACGTTTCAGTGCATCTACGTTTTGAAGAG GATATGGTTGCATTTTCATGCTGTGAATATGATGGTGGGGAGGAGGAGAAACGAGAAATGGACATTGCACGAGAAAGAAGTTGGAGAGGAAAATTCAGAAGAAGGGGTCGAGTAATAAGGCCCGGTGCAAATCGGGTGGATGGAAAATGCCCTTTAACTCCATTGGAg GTCGGAATGATGCTCAGGGGCATGGGTTTTGATAATACCACCTCAGTCTTTGTTGCTGCAGGAAAAATTTATAGAGCAGAAAAATATATGGCTCCGCTTAAGCAGATGTTTCCACGTTTAGAAACGAAAGACACTTTAGCTACGCCTGAAGAACTTGCTCCATTTAAG GGCCATTCATCTAGGTTGGCTGCTCTGGATTACACAGTGTGTCTTCACAGTGAAGTATTTGTCACAACTCAGGGTGGAAATTTTCCCCACTTCTTGATGGGTCACAGGCGATATTTATATGGAGGACATGCAAAAACAATCAAACCCGATAAGAGAAAATTAGCACTATTATTTGATAGTCCCAACATCAG TTCTTTTAGATGGGAAGACTTCAGGATGCAGATGCAAGACATGCTTCGCCACAGTGATCATAAGGGAGTGGAAATGAAGAAGCCCAGCGGGTCACTCTACACCTTTCCCATGCCAGATTGCATGTGTAAACAAGCAGAACCAAGAAATGAAAACAGTAACACGACTGGACTTGTTTGA
- the LOC109006328 gene encoding O-fucosyltransferase 9 isoform X4 → MHGYSRLGTGRSNATPPSSPPSSPRFRHGRGKNSGGRATKQRMVERLVFMLVSAVFRRKGVLLFAPLLYISGMLLYMGSLGFDVVSLKNTVGVVVHKRTPPGSVYRSPQVFEKLWPFMEAENNGRANAKILYFGIMQLMMAWNSSVHQGWKPCVDKIISKTELPKSSGFLIIEANGGLNQQRLSICDAVAVAGLLNATLFIPIFHLNSVWRDSSKFGDIFDEDFFINALKSRVDVVKELPEEIRQRFDNNISNIVNLRVKAWSSPTHYLQKVLPKLVQMGVARIAPFSNRLAQAVPANVQSLRCLANYEALRFSEPIRMLAENMVDRMVKNSSQSGGKYVSVHLRFEEDMVAFSCCEYDGGEEEKREMDIARERSWRGKFRRRGRVIRPGANRVDGKCPLTPLEVGMMLRGMGFDNTTSVFVAAGKIYRAEKYMAPLKQMFPRLETKDTLATPEELAPFKVGCSGLHSVSSQ, encoded by the exons ATGCACGGCTACAGCCGCCTCGGAACCGGGCGGTCCAATGCGACGCCGCCGTCTTCGCCGCCGTCCTCGCCGCGGTTCCGCCACGGCCGGGGCAAGAACAGCGGTGGCCGGGCCACGAAGCAGAGAATGGTGGAGAGACTGGTTTTCATGCTTGTGTCAGCGGTGTTTCGACGGAAAGGCGTGCTTTTGTTTGCTCCACTCCTGTACATTTCTGGAATGCTCTTGTACATGGGCTCGTTGGGCTTCGACGTGGTTAGTTTGAAGAATACTGTTGGCGTCGTCGTGCATAAGCGCACGCCGCCGGGCTCGGTTTATAGGAGTCCTCAGGTTTTTGAGAAGCTCTGGCCTTTCATGGAGGCCGAGAACAATGGAAGAGCAAACGCG aaaatactgtACTTTGGAATCATGCAGTTGATGATGGCATGGAATTCAAGTGTGCATCAAGGTTGGAAGCCTTGTGTTGACAAGATTATTTCAAAAACAG aatTGCCAAAGTCAAGCGGTTTTCTAATAATTGAAGCTAATGGTGGGTTGAATCAACAACGTTTATCG ATATGTGATGCAGTTGCGGTTGCTGGATTGCTAAATGCAACACTCTTCATTCCAATTTTCCATTTAAACAGTGTCTGGAGAGATTCCAG CAAGTTTGGTGATATATTTGATGAAGATTTCTTCATAAACGCACTCAAAAGTCGTGTTGATGTGGTGAAAGAGCTCCCAGAAGAAATACGTCAGCGGTTTGACAATAATATAAGTAACATTGTCAATTTGAGAGTAAAAGCTTGGTCAAGTCCAACTCACTATCTCCAGAAGGTCCTTCCTAAGCTGGTGCAGATGGG GGTTGCACGCATTGCACCCTTCTCCAACAGATTGGCTCAGGCAGTTCCTGCAAACGTGCAAAGCCTTAGATGCTTAGCTAATTATGAAGCACTAAGGTTTTCCGAACCTATAAGAATGCTTGCAGAGAACATGGTTGATCGGATGGTTAAAAATAGCTCCCAGAGTGGGGGTAAATACGTTTCAGTGCATCTACGTTTTGAAGAG GATATGGTTGCATTTTCATGCTGTGAATATGATGGTGGGGAGGAGGAGAAACGAGAAATGGACATTGCACGAGAAAGAAGTTGGAGAGGAAAATTCAGAAGAAGGGGTCGAGTAATAAGGCCCGGTGCAAATCGGGTGGATGGAAAATGCCCTTTAACTCCATTGGAg GTCGGAATGATGCTCAGGGGCATGGGTTTTGATAATACCACCTCAGTCTTTGTTGCTGCAGGAAAAATTTATAGAGCAGAAAAATATATGGCTCCGCTTAAGCAGATGTTTCCACGTTTAGAAACGAAAGACACTTTAGCTACGCCTGAAGAACTTGCTCCATTTAAG GTTGGCTGCTCTGGATTACACAGTGTGTCTTCACAGTGA
- the LOC109006329 gene encoding transcription repressor MYB6-like, which yields MHFPIPPPNPTSTLKKPPDSHFSPLLLFPFPPHFPTYIYILSTLSRTPSKPISLSLSLSLGFLFLSFFFFPTGTDKRGGKKLETHKTYSTYPFIIEFLPLSISIQTQRLSSHKHRANMGRSPCCEKAHTNKGAWTKEEDQRLIDYIRVHGEGCWRSLPKAAGLLRCGKSCRLRWINYLRPDLKRGNFTEEEDELIIKLHSLLGNKWSLIAGRLPGRTDNEIKNYWNTHIKRKLIGRGIDPQTHRPINEIAAATSTASHLDFRKSSPPSIPVAEISLINQRNNNYTCNDFSTATLNPKTESVEDVNCTSSGTTTEEGSPRLQQRQKPIHEQQDQLFESELNLELSVGLGPFQAESTRVSSANTAESKLQKVPYELFGTVQSAMVAQAVCLCCHLGYERKELCRNCQNSNGFYRYYTTSDS from the exons ATGCACTTCCCCATCCCACCTCCCAACCCCACGTCCACTTTAAAGAAACCCCCCGACTCTCATTTCTCTCCcctccttctttttcctttccctccCCACTTCCCTACCTACATATATATCCTTTCTACTCTCTCCCGCACTCCTTCAAaaccaatctctctctctctctctctctctctcggttttctattcttatccttttttttttttccaactggTACAGACAAACGAGGTGGTAAGAAACTTGAAACACATAAAACATACAGTACTTATCcatttattattgagtttttgCCACTTTCCATATCTATCCAAACCCAACGCCTCTCCTCGCACAAACATCGGGCAAACATGGGGCGGTCACCTTGCTGTGAAAAAGCGCACACCAACAAAGGCGCCTGGACCAAAGAGGAAGACCAGCGCCTCATCGACTACATCCGTGTTCACGGCGAAGGCTGCTGGCGCTCCCTCCCCAAAGCCGCCG GGCTGCTTAGGTGCGGCAAGAGTTGCAGATTGAGGTGGATAAACTATCTCCGCCCGGACCTCAAGCGTGGTAATTtcactgaagaagaagatgaactCATCATCAAGCTTCATAGTTTGCTCGGAAACAA ATGGTCTTTGATTGCGGGAAGATTACCGGGAAGAACTGACAACGAGATCAAGAACTACTGGAACACTCACATCAAGCGCAAGCTCATCGGCCGGGGCATCGACCCTCAAACTCACCGCCCCATCAACGAAATCGCCGCCGCTACCTCCACAGCTTCCCACTTAGATTTCAGGAAATCTTCTCCGCCATCAATACCGGTAGCCGAAATCAGCCTTATAAATCAGAGAAACAACAACTACACCTGCAATGATTTCAGCACCGCCACGTTGAACCCGAAGACGGAGTCGGTTGAAGATGTGAACTGCACCAGCAGCGGCACAACAACCGAGGAAGGATCACCACGGCTACAACAACGACAAAAACCAATACATGAACAGCAAGATCAGCTGTTCGAGAGCGAGCTCAATTTGGAGCTTTCTGTAGGTCTTGGGCCGTTTCAGGCCGAGTCGACTAGGGTCTCATCTGCGAACACGGCCGAGTCGAAGCTACAGAAAGTTCCTTACGAGTTGTTTGGGACGGTGCAGTCTGCCATGGTTGCACAGGCGGTGTGTCTGTGTTGCCATTTAGGGTATGAGAGGAAAGAGCTGTGTAGGAATTGCCAGAACTCTAACGGGTTCTACAGATATTACACTACTTCTGATtcataa